The Candidatus Binatus sp. genome has a window encoding:
- a CDS encoding SCP2 sterol-binding domain-containing protein yields the protein MPAIYTTEWYEAIKKLLNENPKVDKNSPRGTFHVLAKIVGDARSLYLPAGELRNFVVLFTDGKCLEYRQADAPPPRKDFEFIFELPASVFEEVAAGQIDLIDAGLKGRIKITGDMRILIRHAELVNEIYGAFAREVETLWPKGKPGSAGAVPGPAGR from the coding sequence ATGCCTGCGATTTACACAACCGAATGGTACGAGGCGATCAAAAAACTCCTCAACGAAAATCCGAAAGTCGATAAAAATTCCCCGCGTGGCACCTTCCACGTGCTGGCGAAGATTGTCGGCGACGCGCGCTCGCTCTATCTCCCGGCCGGCGAGCTGCGCAACTTCGTGGTGTTGTTCACCGACGGCAAATGTCTCGAGTATCGGCAAGCCGACGCGCCACCGCCGCGCAAGGATTTCGAGTTCATCTTCGAACTCCCCGCATCGGTATTCGAAGAGGTCGCGGCTGGACAGATCGATCTCATCGACGCGGGGCTGAAGGGCAGGATCAAAATCACCGGGGACATGCGAATCCTGATCAGGCATGCCGAGTTGGTAAACGAGATCTACGGCGCGTTCGCGCGCGAAGTCGAAACGCTTTGGCCCAAGGGCAAACCCGGCTCCGCAGGCGCGGTTCCTGGGCCGGCCGGCCGCTAG
- a CDS encoding 4Fe-4S dicluster domain-containing protein, with translation MSKRQLAMVINLDKCIGCQTCTVACSTHRLNHPGTEMLRYIWCETKPGEGWPKGWMELGRKVPDRVRDYGGTWNFNWEEVYTNPVGAKYLHPVTKETGEPPKWGPIWEEDQGAGQWPNGYFFYMPRLCNHCTDAPCIAVCQDHFAKGGGMPSSQGNGHRNSLHKREEDGIVLIDPSSCDECGLCAAECPYKIPMENIVAGTYEMCDFCAGRVDNQYAPVCAKSCPARGMYFGYLDDKDGFVAKLVNEYKVALPLRPDFNTGPNVYYVPPFIRPTTFAAGNKPTGQADIPADLLRKYFGPGLDQAMTTLKEHRARAERGEKSELMDLLIIYKWSEAFTPFKVEAPVEPIEQGSQTGKGR, from the coding sequence ATGAGCAAAAGACAACTCGCGATGGTGATCAACCTCGATAAATGTATCGGGTGTCAGACTTGCACCGTCGCCTGCAGCACTCACCGTCTTAACCATCCCGGCACCGAGATGCTCCGCTACATATGGTGCGAAACCAAGCCCGGCGAGGGGTGGCCCAAGGGATGGATGGAACTGGGCCGCAAGGTTCCGGACCGGGTGCGGGACTACGGCGGAACGTGGAACTTCAACTGGGAGGAGGTCTATACGAATCCGGTCGGCGCCAAGTACCTGCATCCGGTGACCAAGGAAACCGGAGAGCCGCCGAAGTGGGGACCTATCTGGGAAGAAGACCAGGGCGCCGGCCAGTGGCCAAACGGGTACTTTTTCTATATGCCCCGGCTTTGCAATCACTGCACCGATGCTCCTTGCATCGCCGTCTGCCAGGATCACTTCGCCAAAGGCGGCGGCATGCCGTCGAGCCAGGGGAACGGGCACAGGAACTCGTTGCACAAGCGCGAGGAGGACGGGATCGTGTTGATCGATCCGAGTTCGTGCGACGAATGCGGCCTGTGTGCAGCGGAATGTCCCTACAAGATTCCGATGGAAAACATCGTGGCAGGCACCTACGAGATGTGCGACTTCTGCGCCGGCCGGGTGGACAACCAGTACGCTCCGGTATGCGCGAAGAGCTGCCCCGCGCGCGGGATGTACTTCGGTTACCTCGACGACAAGGATGGCTTCGTCGCCAAGCTCGTCAACGAATACAAAGTCGCCCTGCCACTGCGTCCCGACTTCAACACCGGTCCCAATGTTTACTACGTACCGCCGTTCATCCGGCCAACCACTTTCGCTGCCGGGAACAAGCCGACCGGTCAAGCCGATATTCCGGCCGATCTTCTTCGCAAGTACTTCGGACCCGGTCTTGACCAGGCGATGACTACGCTCAAGGAGCATCGCGCACGCGCCGAGCGCGGTGAAAAATCCGAATTGATGGATCTGCTCATCATCTACAAATGGTCGGAGGCCTTCACCCCGTTCAAGGTCGAAGCTCCGGTCGAACCGATCGAGCAGGGCTCGCAGACCGGGAAGGGGCGTTAG
- a CDS encoding molybdopterin-dependent oxidoreductase → MAKRKGEENSAANQTAAEATRDYWQWDRCRWGTHRVNCYPGSCPFRVYAKDGKVIREEISCTYPEFDDPDYKVPDYNPRGCQKGYQHSQAMYGPDRLLYPMKRAGERGSGKWERISWEQAYDEIASKLVDIIQKYGPQAISDDHGTNGAGVLRGGGEGASTGFVSRLGGVSYDLNFLIGDFNPGQYLTFGQFQHAPGIETWFLADTVIALSNPAYGNIPDIHYILEARYRGAKVVAIAPDKNATSQFADMWLPVNWSADPALWLGVCKILIDNGWVDLEFMKEQTDLPVLVRMDDQRFLRASDLTEGADMEQFFAIDTATGKPEPVPKGTLAMPFDYALEGKWKVTLKDKKQIEVTTVYELLKRRIAEYTPEKVHEISGIHPDQLAQLAELVKPPRKVFVFVNWNAGKLYHGDLLERSYCYMLALTGNVGKAGTGSRGWSAGAEYIGGAAVVGGMPNEVLETGDPLLHAMNMSQKIQEDYRTYFKMDPTIPPAEAALGALREGLRMGNTLSPPVWLWYHHAGYKEVWDKFLDDPNAPKKISQYAEESLANGWWKGFVHPDKEITPKGMLVSGSNPLRRHRGGMNTYLNTLWPKLELIVVLDPRWSTTGLYADYVLPAASFYEYADAKYSTPATRFSTFTDQTVPMLGESRSDRQITLALLKRIQEHLLKRGVEKYKSGDREIVVKELYWRGTFGGRYGETNEDEERLVNDTYNALGKMGWFESLDGEELTLANLRKNGKAWLSGRPAWHATVVQNADMVSGQIFWPFRDQIEQKVPYATTTRRMELYLDHPWFIEADEHLVRYKQPPNIGGAQPLRLTSGHLRWSVHSNWVVSYEMLKLHRGEPFAFINETVAKEKGIADHDYIRVYNDYGSFITRAKLSSCTRPDQLVIYHAWEPYQYPNWMPYDGLLPGPPKGLHFAGGYRHYEYTLWNWAPSQSDRQTNIDFEKAKLPA, encoded by the coding sequence ATGGCCAAGCGCAAGGGCGAAGAAAATTCCGCGGCCAACCAAACGGCCGCCGAAGCCACTCGGGACTACTGGCAATGGGATCGGTGCCGATGGGGAACCCATCGCGTCAACTGCTATCCCGGCAGTTGCCCGTTCCGCGTCTATGCCAAGGACGGCAAGGTGATTCGCGAGGAAATCTCGTGCACCTATCCCGAGTTCGACGACCCCGACTACAAGGTGCCCGACTACAATCCGCGTGGATGTCAGAAAGGCTACCAGCACTCGCAAGCGATGTACGGCCCCGACCGGCTGTTATACCCGATGAAGCGTGCGGGCGAGCGCGGCAGCGGCAAGTGGGAACGGATTAGCTGGGAGCAGGCCTACGATGAAATCGCCAGCAAGCTCGTCGACATTATCCAGAAATACGGGCCGCAGGCGATCTCCGACGACCATGGAACCAATGGCGCCGGCGTGTTGCGCGGCGGCGGCGAGGGTGCCTCGACCGGCTTCGTGTCGCGCCTGGGCGGGGTCAGCTACGATCTCAACTTTCTCATCGGTGATTTCAACCCCGGCCAATACCTGACCTTCGGGCAATTCCAGCACGCTCCGGGAATCGAGACTTGGTTCCTCGCCGATACGGTCATCGCTCTTTCGAATCCGGCATACGGTAACATTCCCGACATCCATTATATTCTCGAGGCGCGCTATCGCGGCGCCAAAGTGGTCGCGATCGCGCCCGACAAGAATGCCACTTCCCAGTTCGCTGACATGTGGCTGCCGGTCAACTGGTCGGCCGACCCGGCGCTGTGGCTCGGCGTCTGCAAAATCCTGATCGATAATGGATGGGTCGACCTCGAGTTCATGAAGGAGCAGACCGATCTCCCGGTGCTGGTCCGCATGGACGACCAACGGTTCCTGCGCGCCTCCGACCTAACCGAGGGCGCAGACATGGAGCAGTTCTTCGCCATCGACACCGCCACCGGCAAACCCGAACCGGTGCCCAAAGGCACGCTGGCGATGCCGTTCGACTACGCGCTCGAGGGCAAATGGAAAGTTACCCTCAAGGACAAGAAGCAGATCGAGGTCACAACCGTCTACGAGCTGCTCAAGCGGCGAATCGCTGAATACACGCCGGAAAAGGTGCACGAGATATCGGGTATCCATCCCGATCAGCTCGCCCAGTTGGCCGAACTCGTCAAGCCGCCGCGCAAGGTGTTCGTCTTCGTCAACTGGAACGCCGGCAAGCTCTACCATGGCGATCTGCTCGAGCGCTCCTACTGCTACATGCTCGCGCTCACCGGAAACGTCGGCAAGGCCGGCACGGGCTCGCGGGGATGGTCGGCCGGAGCCGAGTATATCGGCGGCGCCGCCGTCGTCGGCGGGATGCCCAACGAGGTGCTCGAGACCGGCGATCCTTTGCTTCACGCGATGAATATGTCGCAGAAGATACAGGAGGACTATCGGACATATTTCAAAATGGACCCGACGATACCTCCGGCCGAGGCTGCTTTGGGTGCGCTCCGTGAAGGCCTAAGGATGGGCAACACACTCTCGCCGCCGGTTTGGCTCTGGTACCACCACGCCGGGTACAAGGAGGTTTGGGACAAGTTCCTCGACGACCCGAACGCGCCCAAGAAAATCAGCCAGTACGCCGAGGAATCGCTCGCCAACGGCTGGTGGAAGGGGTTCGTACACCCCGACAAGGAAATCACTCCAAAGGGAATGCTGGTATCCGGATCGAATCCGCTCCGCCGGCACCGCGGCGGTATGAACACCTACCTGAATACCTTGTGGCCGAAGCTCGAGCTAATCGTGGTCTTGGATCCGCGCTGGAGCACCACGGGACTCTACGCTGACTACGTGCTGCCGGCCGCATCGTTCTATGAGTACGCCGACGCCAAGTACTCGACGCCGGCGACCCGCTTCAGCACCTTCACCGACCAGACCGTGCCGATGCTCGGCGAGTCCAGGTCCGACCGCCAGATCACGCTCGCCCTGCTCAAACGCATTCAGGAGCATCTATTGAAGCGAGGCGTGGAAAAGTACAAGTCCGGTGACCGGGAGATCGTCGTCAAGGAGCTCTACTGGCGGGGCACCTTCGGAGGACGCTACGGCGAAACCAACGAAGACGAGGAACGTCTGGTAAACGACACCTATAACGCGCTCGGAAAGATGGGATGGTTCGAAAGTCTCGACGGTGAAGAGCTCACGCTCGCCAACCTGCGCAAGAACGGCAAAGCGTGGCTGAGCGGCCGCCCCGCCTGGCACGCGACCGTGGTCCAGAACGCGGACATGGTTTCGGGCCAGATATTCTGGCCCTTCCGCGATCAGATCGAACAAAAGGTGCCGTACGCGACCACTACCCGGCGAATGGAGCTGTACCTCGACCATCCGTGGTTCATCGAGGCCGACGAGCACCTCGTCCGTTACAAGCAGCCACCCAACATCGGCGGCGCACAACCCCTGCGGCTTACCAGCGGGCACCTCAGATGGAGTGTTCACTCGAACTGGGTAGTCTCGTACGAGATGCTGAAGCTGCATCGCGGTGAGCCCTTTGCTTTCATCAACGAAACCGTCGCGAAGGAAAAGGGCATCGCGGATCATGATTATATCCGCGTATACAATGACTACGGCTCTTTCATAACCCGGGCGAAGCTCAGTTCCTGTACGCGGCCCGATCAGCTCGTGATCTACCACGCATGGGAGCCTTATCAGTATCCAAACTGGATGCCGTACGATGGCTTGCTGCCGGGCCCGCCCAAGGGCCTGCACTTCGCAGGCGGCTACCGCCACTACGAATACACCCTGTGGAACTGGGCTCCTTCGCAATCGGACCGGCAGACCAACATTGACTTCGAAAAAGCGAAACTCCCGGCGTAG
- a CDS encoding molybdopterin-dependent oxidoreductase yields the protein MANESDKPQGSGSRRDSVQEQRQYFEWDSCKWGTHRVNCYPGSCPFRVYAKDGKVIREEISCTYPEFDDPESRVPDYNPRGCQKGYQHSRAMYGPDRVLHPMKRAGERGSGKWEKISWDQAFEEIGDKIAGVIQKYGPKALIDDHAANGIGVFRGAAEGSTTGMTSLLGGVSFDLDFVTGDFKVGQWLTFGEMHHAPGIENWFLPDTIILMSNPVYANIPDMHYILEARYRGAKIIAVAPDKNPSCQFADIWVPIDWSADPALWLGVAKILIDKGWIDEHFVKEQTDLPILVRSDDGRFLTESHLREGGDPEQFYAIDSATGQPVQMPKGTLEMAADYALDTRTSVRLKDGTKLDVRSVFSLLKERLNDYTPEKVHEMSGVHPDMLQQIAELCRPPRKIFGYINFITGKLYHGDLLERSYCYILALTGSIGKPGTGTQGWSPGTEISASMAAVSGMPKQVIESENPIAAAATVTQMMMEDYKTRLKMDPTMPPVEAANGTAHEGLKMSGTLTPGVFLWYRHAGYKEVWDKHLHDPYTDKKISDYAEDAVAKGWWDGFDQKVTPRAMFVSGSNPLRRHRGGMNTYIKTLWPKLETIVVFDPRWSTTGLYADYVLPSASYYEYADVKYSTPDTRLLCFTDQSVPMQGESRSDRQIALGVLRSIAKHLKARGIEKYKAGENREVIVDDLYWRATYGNRYGETNADEERMVDDCLHALGELGWLTSLDGEDVNLANMRKNGKAWLSGRPPWHGMVCQSTDMVPRQVHVPMRDQVELKVPYATTTRRIAFYIDHPYFIEADEALVCCKRPPDIGGHQPLRITGGHVRWSIHANWHTSLEMMKLHRGEPFAFINNTAARERGIKDHDFIRVYNDYGEFLVRAKPSACVRPDQLVIYHAWEPYQHPNGMPADGLMPGPPKGLHFAGGYRHFEYTLFSWAPSQNDRQTNIEYEKATFQA from the coding sequence ATGGCAAACGAATCGGATAAGCCCCAGGGCTCCGGGTCGAGACGGGATTCCGTGCAGGAGCAGCGCCAATATTTTGAATGGGATAGCTGCAAGTGGGGTACCCATCGCGTCAACTGCTACCCCGGCAGTTGCCCGTTCCGCGTCTATGCCAAGGACGGCAAGGTGATTCGCGAGGAAATCTCCTGCACCTATCCGGAGTTCGACGACCCCGAATCGAGGGTGCCCGACTACAATCCGCGCGGATGCCAGAAGGGTTACCAACATTCGCGCGCGATGTACGGACCCGACCGAGTGTTGCACCCGATGAAGCGGGCGGGCGAGCGCGGCAGCGGAAAATGGGAAAAGATTTCCTGGGATCAGGCCTTCGAGGAAATCGGCGACAAGATCGCTGGTGTCATCCAGAAGTACGGCCCCAAGGCGCTGATCGACGATCACGCCGCCAACGGCATCGGAGTGTTTCGCGGTGCTGCCGAGGGCTCGACCACCGGCATGACTTCGTTACTCGGTGGAGTGAGCTTCGATCTCGACTTCGTGACCGGCGACTTCAAGGTCGGCCAGTGGCTGACCTTTGGCGAGATGCATCACGCACCCGGGATCGAGAATTGGTTCCTGCCCGACACCATCATCCTGATGTCCAACCCGGTGTACGCGAACATTCCCGACATGCACTACATCCTGGAAGCCCGCTATCGCGGCGCCAAGATAATCGCCGTCGCACCGGACAAGAATCCTTCATGCCAGTTCGCCGACATCTGGGTGCCTATCGACTGGTCGGCGGATCCCGCGCTGTGGCTCGGGGTGGCAAAGATTCTGATCGACAAGGGATGGATCGACGAGCACTTCGTCAAGGAACAGACCGATCTGCCAATCCTGGTTCGATCAGATGATGGCCGGTTCCTGACAGAATCCCACCTGCGCGAGGGCGGAGACCCTGAACAGTTCTATGCAATCGACTCCGCGACCGGACAGCCCGTGCAGATGCCCAAGGGTACGCTTGAAATGGCCGCCGACTATGCCCTCGACACGCGCACCAGCGTGCGCCTGAAAGACGGCACCAAGCTCGACGTCAGATCGGTTTTCAGCCTGCTCAAGGAACGCCTTAACGACTATACGCCGGAGAAGGTCCACGAGATGTCGGGTGTTCACCCAGACATGCTCCAGCAGATCGCCGAGCTCTGCCGGCCGCCCCGCAAGATTTTCGGCTATATCAACTTCATTACCGGCAAGCTCTATCATGGCGATCTGCTCGAGCGCTCGTATTGCTACATCCTTGCGCTGACCGGCAGCATCGGCAAACCGGGCACCGGCACCCAGGGATGGTCGCCGGGAACGGAGATCTCGGCCTCGATGGCGGCTGTCTCCGGAATGCCGAAGCAGGTGATCGAATCGGAGAACCCGATCGCCGCGGCCGCGACCGTGACCCAGATGATGATGGAGGATTACAAGACGCGCCTTAAGATGGACCCCACGATGCCGCCGGTCGAGGCCGCCAACGGCACGGCGCATGAGGGTCTGAAAATGTCAGGCACGCTCACGCCCGGGGTTTTTCTCTGGTATCGCCACGCCGGATACAAGGAAGTCTGGGACAAGCATCTGCACGATCCTTATACCGACAAGAAGATCAGTGACTACGCCGAAGACGCAGTCGCCAAGGGCTGGTGGGACGGATTCGACCAGAAAGTCACACCGCGCGCCATGTTCGTATCAGGATCGAATCCGCTCCGCCGTCATCGCGGCGGCATGAATACCTATATAAAGACCCTATGGCCGAAGCTCGAAACGATCGTCGTTTTCGATCCGCGCTGGAGCACGACCGGTCTTTATGCAGACTATGTATTGCCATCCGCCTCTTACTATGAGTACGCGGATGTAAAGTACTCGACGCCCGACACGCGACTGCTGTGCTTCACCGATCAGTCGGTGCCGATGCAGGGAGAGTCCCGATCGGACCGTCAGATTGCGCTTGGCGTGTTGCGCAGCATCGCGAAGCACCTCAAGGCCCGCGGCATCGAAAAGTACAAGGCCGGCGAAAACCGTGAGGTCATCGTTGACGACCTGTACTGGCGAGCGACCTACGGCAACCGCTATGGCGAGACCAACGCCGACGAAGAGCGCATGGTCGATGACTGCCTCCATGCCCTCGGCGAGCTGGGATGGCTCACCAGCCTTGACGGTGAAGACGTTAACCTCGCCAACATGCGCAAGAACGGCAAGGCATGGCTGAGCGGGCGTCCGCCCTGGCACGGGATGGTATGCCAGAGCACGGATATGGTCCCGCGCCAGGTTCATGTGCCGATGAGAGACCAGGTGGAACTGAAGGTCCCATACGCGACCACCACCCGGCGCATCGCGTTCTACATCGATCACCCGTACTTCATCGAAGCGGACGAGGCCCTCGTTTGCTGTAAGCGGCCTCCAGACATCGGCGGTCACCAGCCGCTGAGAATCACCGGCGGCCACGTCCGCTGGAGCATCCACGCCAATTGGCATACTTCGCTCGAAATGATGAAGCTGCATCGCGGCGAGCCGTTCGCCTTCATCAATAATACTGCCGCGCGCGAAAGGGGCATCAAGGACCACGACTTCATTCGCGTGTACAACGACTATGGCGAATTTCTGGTGAGAGCGAAGCCGTCCGCCTGCGTGCGACCGGATCAGTTGGTCATCTACCATGCCTGGGAGCCGTATCAGCATCCCAATGGCATGCCCGCAGACGGCCTGATGCCTGGCCCACCCAAAGGGCTCCACTTTGCCGGCGGCTATCGGCATTTTGAGTACACGCTGTTTAGCTGGGCGCCATCACAGAACGACAGGCAGACCAATATTGAGTACGAGAAGGCGACCTTTCAGGCATAA
- a CDS encoding AMP-binding protein, whose amino-acid sequence MSKVGGALPSWYWPAGIPRRVPVAQQPLGRLFRQRFATMKDRIAVADKNVRITYGELLEQSLSLAGGIQTAGLTGTIAISDPDPLESLRLCLAGLFAGRRILLADPADSPELLAARLAEGKASALITSDGAGPAQAAGVAMVARSDLQGTFSEAGTAIRATEPAILLPSGRGLVAHSHFSVSAMAASMAAFIPRLREIPFVCTEPAIGSWEMLTGILLAISQGKPVVFASLEEFDAGELTDFVTDNYMIIQRSQADAMLAGGRIPPMMSQSAYVFVSTGSFDPRWRRHMEALCGRPIFPLWGLPEVGPLVAAHPTWIPPHGHGFPLVNVSLIPIDPDSGKVSIVPWEMLDQAEVGVEALSAMVGYVEPARNVGVKSGTAVRTRQVATMDHVGVVVLQGAPFDGLGAAGAN is encoded by the coding sequence ATGTCCAAAGTCGGCGGTGCGTTGCCATCTTGGTATTGGCCTGCAGGCATCCCGCGTCGAGTTCCGGTAGCACAGCAGCCGCTCGGCCGTCTGTTCCGGCAGCGATTCGCGACGATGAAAGACCGAATCGCGGTCGCGGACAAAAATGTCCGCATCACTTACGGTGAACTACTCGAGCAAAGCCTGAGTCTGGCCGGCGGTATCCAAACCGCCGGCCTCACCGGCACCATCGCGATCTCCGATCCTGATCCGCTCGAGAGTCTGCGCCTGTGCCTTGCCGGTTTGTTCGCCGGACGCCGCATCTTGCTCGCCGATCCCGCAGACTCCCCCGAGCTGCTCGCGGCCCGGCTTGCCGAGGGCAAGGCTTCCGCCCTCATCACCTCAGATGGCGCCGGGCCTGCGCAGGCCGCAGGCGTCGCAATGGTCGCCAGGAGCGATCTGCAGGGGACATTCAGCGAAGCGGGAACAGCGATACGCGCGACGGAGCCTGCGATACTGCTTCCGAGCGGCCGTGGGCTGGTCGCGCATTCACATTTCTCTGTATCGGCGATGGCCGCCTCGATGGCGGCATTCATTCCCCGGCTGCGCGAGATCCCGTTTGTATGCACCGAACCTGCGATCGGCTCTTGGGAGATGCTGACAGGTATTTTGCTGGCCATTTCACAGGGTAAGCCTGTTGTATTTGCCAGCCTCGAAGAGTTCGACGCCGGCGAGTTGACCGACTTCGTGACTGACAACTACATGATCATTCAACGAAGCCAGGCCGACGCAATGTTGGCGGGCGGCCGTATACCGCCGATGATGAGTCAGTCTGCCTATGTCTTTGTGTCGACTGGATCTTTCGACCCGCGATGGCGCCGGCACATGGAAGCGCTATGTGGCCGCCCGATCTTTCCGCTCTGGGGACTCCCCGAGGTCGGCCCTCTGGTTGCCGCTCATCCGACCTGGATTCCGCCGCATGGACACGGATTTCCACTGGTCAATGTCTCTCTGATTCCGATCGATCCGGACAGCGGCAAGGTTTCGATCGTGCCGTGGGAGATGCTCGATCAGGCGGAGGTTGGCGTCGAGGCGCTATCCGCGATGGTCGGCTACGTCGAGCCGGCGCGCAACGTCGGGGTCAAATCCGGCACCGCGGTCAGGACGCGCCAGGTCGCCACGATGGATCATGTTGGCGTAGTTGTCCTGCAGGGCGCCCCGTTCGACGGCCTGGGAGCCGCCGGTGCCAACTGA
- a CDS encoding peptidase U32 family protein, producing MKLMLPTNWDPELIAQIAPFKPDYIYGSLPSEATLRSSQMLSAASEDDIALHVAQASQHGIRLVYVMNATCLGNKEYSEEGRGQLLQRLQWLVDIGAAAVVTANPFVMELMRENFPALELHISVLASVNDARKAKFFDDLGATVIHLDPQVNRDFRRLEAIRKAVGCRLSLVVNEGCLLSCPIRQYHSNMISHSGESITSRYYVDYCYYRCSLLKLNDPAEHLRSPWVRPEDLAVYEKLGIDLFKIAGREKMEEGPSSHTDWIAMVANAYHSRHCEDIGRLLVGIQPPHKLFGEAPEPLTVRIDSAELDGFLRFFQDDHCLLDCNQCDYCGNWAQRAVHVSGRPTECAQALADDVQTIRVGSYRSGR from the coding sequence ATGAAACTGATGCTCCCGACCAATTGGGATCCCGAACTCATCGCGCAAATTGCGCCGTTCAAGCCCGATTACATTTACGGAAGCCTGCCCAGCGAGGCTACGCTTCGCTCCTCACAGATGCTGTCCGCCGCGAGCGAGGACGATATAGCGCTCCATGTTGCACAAGCCTCGCAGCACGGCATTCGTCTCGTTTACGTCATGAATGCCACCTGTCTGGGAAACAAGGAATACTCCGAAGAAGGCCGTGGTCAGTTGTTGCAGCGTCTCCAGTGGCTGGTCGATATCGGCGCGGCGGCGGTCGTCACCGCCAATCCGTTCGTGATGGAGCTGATGCGCGAGAATTTTCCCGCCCTTGAGCTGCACATTTCGGTGCTCGCATCGGTCAATGACGCCCGCAAGGCGAAATTCTTCGACGACTTGGGCGCCACCGTGATTCATCTCGATCCCCAGGTTAATCGCGACTTCCGCCGTCTCGAAGCCATCCGCAAGGCCGTCGGCTGCCGTCTCTCGCTGGTGGTCAACGAGGGCTGCCTGCTGAGCTGTCCGATCCGCCAGTATCACTCCAATATGATTTCCCATTCGGGGGAAAGCATCACCAGCCGATACTACGTGGACTACTGCTACTACCGCTGCTCGCTGCTCAAGCTCAACGACCCCGCCGAGCATCTTCGCTCGCCATGGGTCAGGCCCGAGGATCTGGCCGTGTACGAAAAGTTGGGGATCGACCTGTTCAAGATCGCCGGCCGTGAAAAGATGGAAGAGGGACCAAGCTCGCACACCGATTGGATCGCCATGGTCGCCAATGCGTACCATTCGAGGCACTGCGAGGACATCGGCCGCCTCCTCGTCGGCATCCAGCCCCCTCACAAGCTCTTCGGCGAGGCGCCTGAGCCGTTGACCGTCCGAATCGACAGCGCGGAGCTGGATGGCTTCCTGCGCTTCTTCCAGGACGACCATTGTCTGCTCGATTGCAACCAGTGTGACTATTGCGGGAATTGGGCGCAGCGCGCCGTCCACGTCAGCGGCAGGCCGACGGAATGCGCGCAGGCGCTCGCAGACGACGTGCAAACCATTCGAGTCGGAAGTTATCGGAGTGGCAGGTGA
- the moaA gene encoding GTP 3',8-cyclase MoaA, whose product MLPDNQSATVRAQPPQLRDRFGRTMKKLRISLTDRCNFRCVYCMPECPVWGPREVVLSLEELHHLAGVFVSRFGLEQIRLTGGEPLLRSGAPRFVSMLQSLRAAGLRRVSLSTNGALLARYARELADSGLDGANVSLDSLSPARFQQITGGGNLREVLRGIDSAREAGLPVKLNAVVMRGTNDTEIPALAAWAYRAGIPLRFIEFMPLDSRGLWSPDKVFTEREIVALLARDFEVKPLARTEEPASYYLLNGHFRLGVISTISNPFCARCDRIRLTADGRLFACLFSPAGVDLKSALRPTVNPDLLESRIEAAILNKSPGFVDRSASMDRGNVGMHVLGG is encoded by the coding sequence ATGCTGCCGGATAACCAAAGCGCAACCGTCCGAGCTCAGCCGCCGCAGCTGCGCGACCGTTTCGGCCGCACCATGAAGAAACTGCGCATCTCGCTGACCGATCGCTGCAATTTCCGTTGCGTTTATTGCATGCCGGAGTGTCCGGTCTGGGGTCCCAGGGAAGTGGTCCTCAGCCTCGAAGAGCTCCATCATCTGGCCGGCGTTTTCGTTAGTCGCTTCGGACTCGAGCAGATACGCCTGACCGGTGGCGAGCCTCTCCTGCGCAGCGGCGCGCCCCGATTCGTGTCCATGCTCCAGAGTCTCCGAGCCGCCGGACTTCGGCGCGTCTCGCTCTCGACCAACGGCGCCCTGCTGGCGCGCTACGCGCGCGAACTCGCGGACTCAGGCCTCGACGGCGCCAACGTCAGCCTCGACTCGCTGTCTCCCGCCCGCTTTCAGCAAATCACCGGCGGCGGCAACCTGCGCGAGGTTTTGCGTGGGATCGACAGTGCGCGTGAGGCCGGACTTCCGGTGAAACTCAACGCCGTGGTGATGCGCGGGACCAATGACACCGAAATTCCAGCGCTCGCTGCCTGGGCATATCGCGCCGGCATCCCTCTGCGCTTTATCGAGTTCATGCCGCTGGACAGTCGCGGTCTTTGGAGTCCCGACAAGGTCTTCACCGAGCGCGAGATCGTCGCGCTCCTGGCGCGGGATTTCGAGGTCAAGCCGCTAGCGCGCACCGAGGAACCGGCGAGCTACTATCTCTTGAACGGACACTTCCGCCTCGGTGTAATTTCGACAATCTCCAATCCGTTCTGCGCGCGCTGCGATCGCATCCGGCTCACTGCCGATGGAAGGCTGTTCGCTTGCTTGTTCTCGCCCGCGGGCGTCGATCTCAAGAGCGCGCTGCGCCCCACGGTCAATCCGGATTTGCTTGAATCGCGGATCGAAGCGGCGATCCTGAATAAGTCCCCCGGCTTCGTTGACCGTTCCGCGTCAATGGATCGCGGCAATGTAGGAATGCACGTGCTCGGGGGCTGA